From the genome of Enoplosus armatus isolate fEnoArm2 chromosome 21, fEnoArm2.hap1, whole genome shotgun sequence, one region includes:
- the LOC139304054 gene encoding CBY1-interacting BAR domain-containing protein 2-like, with protein sequence MNSLFSRDVQVKGMEQTVKHAEKYLGEICSLLASYTRKTGKLRDKADLLVAQLFDFSSTEDPELQIGLKNLAEDLAMVQDYRQAQVERLEARVVAPLKAYGNIVKNKRADLKKFSADLNRELKELQKLEKVRLRNPADRQSISQAEVNAQKASNNAQRSLRQLEETITDFQRQKLEDIKRIFTDFVTVEMLFHAKVLEVYSHTYHNLEAMDTQKDLELFNGRFKMSDSLAGRLDTPLSGYSSPLASCYTSAPLASPRGRSPRSTLASTAGQNHRQQYPDTARRSRNTLQRQRGVEEEEEEELEGEEEDEEEEEEEEEEDEMYESEIEEGQNTSRLSYAAQYAKMSRWQK encoded by the exons AGATGTCCAGGTGAAGGGCATGGAGCAGACGGTGAAACATGCTGAGAAGTACCTGGGTGAGATCTGCTCCCTGCTGGCCTCCTACACCAGGAAAACAGGCAAGCTCAGAGACAAGGCAGACCTGCTGGTGGCTCAgctctttgacttctccagcaCAGAGGACCCGGAGCTCCAGATCGGCCTGAAAAACCTGGCTGAAGACCTGGCCATGGTGCAGGACTACAGGCAGGCTCAG GTAGAAAGACTGGAGGCGAGAGTGGTTGCTCCTCTAAAAGCCTATGGAAACAtagtcaaaaacaaaaga GCAGACCTGAAGAAGTTCAGCGCTGATCTGAACAGAGAGCTGAAGGAGTTGCAGAAACTGGAAAAGGTCCGACTGAGGAACCCAGCCGATCGACAGAGCATT TCTCAG GCGGAAGTAAATGCACAGAAGGCCTCCAACAACGCCCAGCGCAGTCTGAGACAACTGGAGGAGACCATCACAGACTTCCAGAGGCAGAAGCTGGAGGACATCAAa AGGATATTCACAGACTTCGTCACAGTGGAGATGCTCTTCCATGCTAAGGTGCTGGAGGTCtactcacacacataccacaACCTGGAGGCAATGGACACTCAAAAGGATCTGGAG CTGTTCAACGGACGGTTCAAGATGTCCGACTCTCTGGCCGGGCGCCTGGACACCCCTCTGAGCGGCTACTCTTCGCCCCTCGCGAGCTGCTACACCAGTGCTCCTCTGGCCTCCCCGAGAGGCCGAAGCCCCAGGTCGACGCTGGCCTCTACCGCGGGCCAAAACCACAGACAGCAGTACCCAGACACGGCCAGGAGG TCTCGCAACACCCTGCAACGTCAGAGAggcgtggaggaggaggaggaggaagagctggagggggaagaagaggatgaagaagaagaagaagaagaggaagaagaagatgagatgTATGAATCAGAGATAGAGGAGGGTCAGAACACCAGCAGGCTATCTTATGCTGCTCAATATGCCAAGATGTCAAGATGGCAAAAGTAA